The proteins below are encoded in one region of Ornithinimicrobium avium:
- a CDS encoding ABC transporter family substrate-binding protein: MKIRRATMAVVAAGALALAGCTSDTGTPDSTTTAGEGGGGTDQGSETSGAEGSDTTEGAGGEESSAKVDLGDVVTNDDTISFSTGSEQYNAYNGDTSATNSTYNATVNAQVNSGFWYWGTDGTVYPNEWFGSYEKTSDDPLTVEYTISDEAVWSDGTPVSANDYLLSWVSTNPEALGGAKGLGFDPVSDMATYVQDTPQAEVDGKTFTLVYADPNPDWEIMVSGALPAHVAAKQSGLEPGELAQAILDGDTDTIKKVSKFWNTGWVFNDYQIKDESIVPSSGPYTLEGAVWEKDLSLGLVPNEDFWGTPPATGNLVFKFAAPETHVQALQNGDINVIEPQATVDTVDQIKNMGDTVALQTGNEMTWEHLDFNFAEGSVFSEDKGGLAAREAFAMCVPRQQIVQNLIQPINPDAVVMNLREVFPFQTEKYNEVLSAAYSGQYDEVDIEGAKAKLADAGVETPVDVRIGYSAPNQRRTDEVTTIKSSCDEAGFNIIDAGDPTFFQSGGPLEVGDWEVALFAWAGSGQIASGRPIYSTDGTQNFGGYSNADVDAAWKTLSTSLDPAVQLEQTKIIEKTLWDTLYGIPVFAHPGVVGYDASIENVRHTAVQTGVSWNAEQWVRAQ, translated from the coding sequence TTGAAGATCAGGCGCGCGACCATGGCCGTCGTGGCGGCCGGCGCACTGGCTCTGGCCGGCTGCACGTCCGACACCGGAACCCCGGACAGCACGACCACCGCCGGAGAGGGCGGCGGCGGCACCGACCAGGGCTCGGAGACGAGCGGAGCAGAAGGGTCGGACACCACCGAGGGAGCCGGCGGTGAGGAGTCTTCCGCCAAGGTCGACCTCGGCGACGTCGTCACCAACGACGACACCATCTCCTTCTCGACCGGGTCCGAGCAGTACAACGCCTACAACGGCGACACCTCGGCCACCAACTCGACCTACAACGCGACCGTGAACGCCCAGGTCAACAGCGGCTTCTGGTACTGGGGCACCGATGGCACCGTCTACCCGAACGAGTGGTTCGGCAGCTACGAGAAGACCTCGGACGACCCGCTGACCGTCGAGTACACCATCTCCGACGAGGCCGTCTGGTCCGACGGCACCCCGGTCAGCGCGAACGACTACCTGCTCAGCTGGGTCTCGACCAACCCCGAGGCCCTCGGCGGGGCCAAGGGTCTCGGCTTCGACCCGGTCAGCGACATGGCGACCTACGTCCAGGACACCCCGCAGGCCGAGGTGGACGGCAAGACCTTCACGCTGGTCTACGCCGACCCCAACCCGGACTGGGAGATCATGGTCAGCGGCGCCCTGCCCGCGCACGTGGCCGCCAAGCAGTCCGGCCTGGAGCCGGGCGAACTGGCCCAGGCGATCCTGGACGGCGACACCGACACGATCAAGAAGGTGTCCAAGTTCTGGAACACCGGCTGGGTCTTCAACGACTACCAGATCAAGGACGAGTCCATCGTCCCGTCCAGCGGTCCCTACACCCTGGAGGGTGCGGTCTGGGAGAAGGACCTCTCTCTTGGCCTGGTCCCGAACGAGGACTTCTGGGGCACCCCGCCGGCCACCGGCAACCTGGTGTTCAAGTTCGCCGCTCCGGAGACCCACGTCCAGGCCCTGCAGAACGGTGACATCAACGTCATCGAGCCGCAGGCCACCGTGGACACGGTCGACCAGATCAAGAACATGGGCGACACCGTGGCCCTGCAGACCGGCAACGAGATGACCTGGGAGCACCTGGACTTCAACTTCGCCGAGGGCAGCGTCTTCAGCGAGGACAAGGGTGGCCTGGCCGCCCGCGAGGCGTTCGCGATGTGCGTCCCGCGCCAGCAGATCGTGCAGAACCTGATCCAGCCGATCAACCCCGACGCAGTGGTCATGAACCTGCGCGAGGTCTTCCCGTTCCAGACGGAGAAGTACAACGAGGTCCTCAGCGCCGCCTACAGCGGTCAGTACGACGAGGTCGACATCGAGGGTGCCAAGGCCAAGCTCGCGGACGCCGGCGTGGAGACCCCCGTCGACGTGCGCATCGGCTACTCCGCCCCCAACCAGCGCCGCACCGACGAGGTCACCACGATCAAGTCGTCCTGCGACGAGGCCGGCTTCAACATCATCGACGCCGGCGACCCGACGTTCTTCCAGTCCGGCGGCCCGCTCGAGGTCGGCGACTGGGAGGTCGCGCTGTTCGCGTGGGCCGGCTCGGGCCAGATCGCCTCGGGCCGTCCGATCTACTCCACGGACGGCACGCAGAACTTCGGTGGCTACTCCAACGCCGACGTCGACGCAGCCTGGAAGACGCTGTCCACCTCGCTCGACCCGGCCGTCCAGCTGGAGCAGACGAAGATCATCGAGAAGACCCTCTGGGACACCCTCTACGGCATCCCGGTCTTCGCCCACCCGGGCGTCGTCGGCTACGACGCGTCCATCGAGAACGTGCGCCACACCGCGGTCCAGACCGGCGTGTCCTGGAACGCGGAGCAGTGGGTCCGCGCACAGTGA
- a CDS encoding primosomal protein N' family DNA-binding protein codes for MSGHGDPGAGAVEQLPLVQVPGTGRRKGDRSRPRADRPVAGTDPVATVLVDTPLAHLDRPFEYLVPADLAEDARPGARVRVRFSGRDHDGFVLARRASAQHEGRLALLRRVVSPEQVLTPAVVRAARQVGDHYGGTLADVLRLAVPPRHARAERSVPPEAEEDPSTQDAPVPVGSSGEEPWDAYPAGPALLRRLRTGGSPWAAWLALPAQPPERDWTAAVAGAVAATLRGGRGAVVVVPDHRDVDRVVAALTRLVGADACVRLTADLGPEARYRAFLKVLRGHARVVVGTRAAAWAPVRDAGLFVCWDDGDDLHQEPRAPYPHVREVLRARAGVEGAGLLVGGLTRDVTLQAWVGQGVLPDVLPAPGVLRSAAPAVVVAGEGHQQDRDPGAATARIPSVAWRALRDGLERGPVLVQVPRQGYVVSLACQDCRTPVRCARCSGPVGVPAGTGGRRTPACRWCGTPARPGQACRSCGSPRLRASGMGELRTAEELGRAFPSVRVISSGGERVVPEVGAEPALVVATPGAEPWAPGGYGAVVLLDGWRLLDRPVLDAGVEALRRWCTAASAARPADAADRPRVVVCGVPPHAGVPAVEALVRWDPVRLASEELAERTVLGLPPVRRHLVVRGSLQGAREVVDALVAAGHLALGEPVADADGQAVVVLREADRPVPSDPGPEGLISADVRAVRAARSARKSEDAVRLVLDGAEGAF; via the coding sequence GTGAGCGGGCACGGGGACCCGGGGGCCGGGGCGGTCGAGCAGCTGCCCCTGGTCCAGGTCCCCGGGACGGGACGTCGCAAGGGGGACCGGTCACGGCCCAGGGCCGACCGGCCGGTGGCCGGGACCGACCCGGTGGCGACCGTCCTCGTCGACACGCCGCTGGCGCACCTGGACCGGCCGTTCGAGTACCTCGTCCCCGCGGACCTGGCCGAGGACGCCCGCCCCGGCGCCCGCGTGCGCGTCCGGTTCTCCGGGCGCGACCACGACGGCTTCGTCCTCGCGCGCCGCGCCAGTGCGCAGCACGAGGGCAGGCTGGCACTGCTGCGCCGGGTCGTCAGCCCGGAGCAGGTGCTCACCCCGGCCGTCGTGCGGGCCGCACGCCAGGTGGGCGACCACTACGGCGGCACGCTGGCGGACGTGCTCCGGCTCGCCGTGCCGCCCCGCCACGCCCGGGCCGAGCGCAGCGTGCCCCCCGAGGCTGAGGAGGACCCGTCGACGCAGGACGCGCCGGTCCCGGTCGGGTCGTCGGGGGAGGAGCCGTGGGATGCCTACCCGGCCGGTCCGGCGCTGCTGCGCCGGCTGAGGACGGGCGGCTCCCCGTGGGCGGCCTGGCTCGCGCTGCCCGCGCAGCCGCCCGAGCGGGACTGGACGGCCGCCGTCGCCGGGGCCGTCGCGGCAACGCTCCGCGGCGGGCGCGGCGCGGTCGTCGTCGTCCCGGACCACCGGGACGTCGACCGGGTGGTGGCCGCGCTCACGCGGCTGGTCGGGGCGGACGCCTGCGTGCGGCTGACCGCAGACCTGGGGCCCGAGGCCCGCTACCGCGCGTTCCTGAAGGTGCTGCGCGGCCACGCCCGCGTCGTCGTGGGTACCCGTGCGGCGGCCTGGGCGCCGGTGCGCGACGCCGGCCTGTTCGTCTGCTGGGACGACGGGGACGACCTGCACCAGGAGCCGAGGGCGCCCTACCCGCACGTGCGCGAGGTGTTGCGCGCCCGGGCCGGGGTGGAGGGCGCCGGGCTGCTGGTGGGGGGACTGACGCGCGACGTCACGCTCCAGGCGTGGGTCGGTCAGGGCGTCCTGCCCGACGTCCTGCCCGCGCCCGGCGTGCTGCGCTCGGCCGCCCCGGCGGTGGTCGTCGCGGGGGAGGGACACCAGCAGGACCGCGACCCCGGGGCTGCGACCGCCCGCATCCCCTCGGTCGCGTGGCGGGCGCTGCGCGACGGTCTGGAGCGGGGTCCGGTCCTCGTCCAGGTGCCCAGGCAGGGGTATGTCGTCTCCCTCGCCTGCCAGGACTGCCGCACGCCCGTCCGCTGCGCCCGCTGCTCCGGCCCCGTGGGGGTGCCGGCCGGCACCGGCGGGCGGCGCACCCCGGCATGCCGGTGGTGCGGCACGCCGGCGCGGCCGGGACAGGCCTGCCGCTCGTGCGGCTCCCCCCGGCTGCGGGCCTCGGGCATGGGGGAGCTGCGGACCGCGGAGGAGCTCGGCCGCGCCTTCCCCTCGGTGCGCGTGATCAGCTCCGGCGGCGAGCGCGTCGTGCCCGAGGTCGGGGCGGAGCCGGCGCTGGTCGTCGCGACGCCCGGCGCCGAGCCGTGGGCCCCGGGCGGCTACGGAGCCGTGGTGCTGCTCGACGGGTGGCGGCTGCTGGACCGTCCGGTCCTGGACGCGGGGGTCGAGGCGCTGCGCCGGTGGTGCACCGCGGCGTCGGCGGCGCGCCCGGCGGACGCGGCGGACCGGCCGCGGGTCGTGGTCTGCGGCGTGCCGCCGCACGCCGGTGTGCCGGCCGTGGAGGCGCTGGTGCGCTGGGACCCCGTCCGTCTGGCCTCCGAGGAGCTGGCCGAGCGCACCGTGCTCGGACTGCCTCCGGTCCGACGGCACCTGGTGGTCAGGGGTTCGCTGCAGGGGGCGCGGGAGGTGGTCGACGCGCTCGTGGCCGCGGGTCACCTCGCTCTCGGCGAGCCGGTCGCCGATGCGGACGGGCAGGCCGTGGTCGTCCTGCGGGAGGCCGACCGGCCGGTCCCGTCCGACCCGGGGCCGGAGGGGCTGATCTCGGCCGACGTGCGCGCCGTCCGCGCCGCCCGCAGCGCACGCAAGAGCGAGGACGCGGTCCGCCTGGTCCTCGACGGCGCAGAGGGAGCCTTCTGA
- the metK gene encoding methionine adenosyltransferase, with amino-acid sequence MARLFTSESVTEGHPDKICDQISDGILDELLRQDPRSRVAVETLVTTGLVHVAGEVRTSGYADIPRIVRQTILDIGYDNSHKGFDGRTCGVQVSIGEQSSDIAVGVDTALASRGEEAPDPYDVQGAGDQGLMFGYACDDTPELMPLPIYLAHRLAERLADVRKNGELDYLRPDGKTQVTIAYDGDRAVRLDTLVLSTQHAAEVSLADQLTPDIRDRVITPVLDAAREAGIELATDGYRMLVNPTGIFTIGGPMGDAGLTGRKIIVDTYGGMARHGGGAFSGKDPSKVDRSGAYALRRVAKHVVAARLARRCEIQVAYAIGTAQPVGLYVETFGTETVPVEQIQAAITKVFDLRPAAIVHELDLLRPIYRPTAAYGHFGRTGATGVQEAFTWERLDRVEDLLRAL; translated from the coding sequence ATGGCCCGCCTGTTCACGTCAGAGTCCGTCACCGAGGGGCACCCCGACAAGATCTGTGACCAGATCAGTGACGGCATCCTCGACGAGCTGCTCCGGCAGGACCCCCGTTCCCGGGTCGCCGTCGAGACGCTCGTGACCACGGGCCTGGTCCACGTCGCCGGCGAGGTGCGCACCAGCGGCTACGCCGACATCCCCCGGATCGTGCGGCAGACCATCTTGGACATCGGCTACGACAACTCGCACAAGGGCTTCGACGGGCGCACGTGCGGGGTGCAGGTCTCCATCGGCGAGCAGTCGAGCGACATCGCCGTCGGCGTCGACACCGCCCTCGCCAGCCGCGGCGAGGAGGCTCCCGACCCCTACGACGTGCAGGGCGCGGGGGACCAGGGCCTGATGTTCGGCTACGCCTGCGACGACACCCCCGAGCTCATGCCGTTGCCGATCTACCTCGCCCACCGGCTGGCCGAGCGACTGGCCGACGTGCGCAAGAACGGCGAGCTGGACTACCTGCGTCCCGACGGCAAGACCCAGGTGACGATCGCCTACGACGGGGACCGCGCGGTGCGGCTGGACACGCTCGTCCTCTCCACCCAGCACGCGGCGGAGGTCTCGCTGGCCGACCAGCTCACCCCCGACATCCGTGACCGGGTGATCACCCCGGTCCTCGACGCGGCCCGCGAGGCCGGCATCGAGCTGGCCACGGACGGCTACCGGATGCTGGTCAACCCCACGGGCATCTTCACGATCGGCGGCCCCATGGGCGACGCCGGGCTCACCGGGCGCAAGATCATCGTCGACACCTATGGCGGGATGGCGCGCCACGGCGGCGGGGCGTTCTCGGGCAAGGACCCTTCCAAGGTCGACCGCTCCGGCGCCTACGCGCTGCGCCGGGTGGCCAAGCACGTCGTGGCCGCACGACTGGCCCGCCGCTGCGAGATCCAGGTCGCCTACGCGATCGGGACCGCCCAGCCGGTGGGCCTCTACGTCGAGACCTTCGGCACCGAGACCGTGCCGGTGGAGCAGATCCAGGCCGCGATCACCAAGGTCTTCGACCTGCGACCAGCCGCGATCGTCCACGAGCTGGACCTGCTCCGCCCCATCTACCGCCCGACGGCGGCCTACGGTCACTTCGGGCGCACCGGGGCCACCGGGGTGCAGGAGGCCTTCACCTGGGAGCGCCTGGACCGGGTGGAGGACCTCCTCCGGGCGCTGTGA
- the coaBC gene encoding bifunctional phosphopantothenoylcysteine decarboxylase/phosphopantothenate--cysteine ligase CoaBC encodes MRVVLGVAGGIAAYKAALVLRLLTEAGHEVTVVPTAAALRFVGAPTWEALSGRPVSSEVWDDVPEVKHVRLGQEADLVLVAPATADLLARAAHGLAHDLLTTTFLTARCPVVLAPAMHTEMWLHPATVANVATLRERGVTVVEPDSGRLTGTDSGPGRLPDPEHIVAAAMAALHGPATDDLAGRHVVVSAGGTREPLDPVRFLGNRSSGKQGYAVAAEAARRGARVTLVSANVALPTPPGCEAVQVGTALELQEAVEAAVDAGDVDVVVMVAAVADFRPAHYAQSKIKKTHGEGDESAPVIELVRNPDILAGLVQDRAGAGRPFIVGFAAETGDGTGDVLELARDKLQRKGCDLLVANEVGVDKAFGQDTSTVHLLRPDSQEAVTVGPATKDVIATAIWDVVAAELG; translated from the coding sequence GTGCGGGTCGTCCTCGGCGTCGCAGGCGGCATCGCGGCCTACAAGGCGGCCCTCGTCCTGCGCCTGCTGACCGAGGCGGGGCACGAGGTGACCGTGGTGCCCACCGCCGCGGCGCTGCGCTTCGTCGGCGCCCCGACCTGGGAGGCCCTCAGCGGCCGCCCCGTCTCCAGCGAGGTCTGGGACGACGTCCCGGAGGTCAAGCACGTGCGTCTGGGGCAGGAGGCCGACCTCGTGCTCGTCGCACCGGCCACCGCCGACCTGCTCGCGCGGGCCGCGCACGGGCTGGCCCACGACCTGCTCACCACCACCTTCCTGACGGCGCGCTGCCCGGTGGTGCTGGCCCCGGCCATGCACACCGAGATGTGGCTGCACCCCGCCACCGTCGCCAACGTCGCCACGCTGCGCGAGCGCGGCGTCACGGTCGTCGAGCCCGACTCCGGCCGGCTCACCGGCACGGACTCCGGTCCCGGACGCCTGCCTGACCCCGAGCACATCGTCGCGGCGGCGATGGCCGCCCTGCACGGCCCCGCCACCGACGACCTCGCCGGCCGTCACGTCGTCGTCTCCGCCGGGGGCACCCGGGAACCGCTGGACCCGGTCCGCTTCCTGGGCAACCGCTCCTCCGGCAAGCAGGGGTATGCCGTGGCCGCCGAGGCCGCGCGCCGCGGCGCCCGGGTGACGCTCGTCTCGGCCAACGTCGCGCTGCCGACGCCTCCCGGCTGCGAGGCGGTCCAGGTGGGCACCGCCCTGGAGCTGCAGGAGGCGGTCGAGGCCGCCGTGGACGCCGGGGACGTGGACGTCGTCGTGATGGTCGCCGCGGTCGCGGACTTCCGGCCCGCGCACTACGCGCAGAGCAAGATCAAGAAGACGCACGGCGAGGGCGACGAGAGCGCTCCGGTCATCGAGCTGGTGCGCAACCCCGACATCCTCGCAGGCCTGGTGCAGGACCGCGCCGGCGCAGGCCGGCCCTTCATCGTCGGTTTCGCCGCCGAGACCGGTGACGGCACCGGCGACGTGCTCGAGCTGGCCCGCGACAAGCTCCAGCGCAAGGGCTGCGACCTGCTCGTGGCCAACGAGGTCGGCGTGGACAAGGCCTTCGGGCAGGACACCAGCACCGTGCACCTGCTGCGGCCGGACAGCCAGGAGGCCGTGACCGTCGGCCCGGCGACCAAGGACGTCATCGCGACCGCCATCTGGGACGTCGTCGCGGCCGAGCTGGGCTGA
- a CDS encoding ABC transporter permease, with protein sequence MLQFILRRIGISALVLLMGSALMFFATINAGDPLQDLRESRATNRDQLIAARIDNMNLDLPWWQRYLSWLAGAGKCLALQCDLGTSRDGANINALLLSSAGASLRLVSLSVALAIVIGILLGVLSAIRQYSGFDYAITFLAFLFFSLPVFWAAVLLKEFGAYRFNNWIADPALATTAMAVIAVVFAVVVAAVLGGGLRREAITFAVTAVVVFGAVLVFDRVDWWRQPALGLPIIIVGALAALAFFLVLTVGLSERRILYSGLGTVATGIVAYFVTAPVVRDPSGWWVVLALGLVALVVGAAIGWFFGGFQKKIAMFVCGGTALAFAFLVFMDQLLRNWGGFLQQVPRPIKTIGDAAIPYQKLDGNFYIIMYNWGVQLVLPTIVLTLISIAGYSRYTRSSMLETINQDYIRTARSKGLSDRVVYSKHALRNALIPITTIVAFDFANLLGGAVVTETVFGWKGLGDMFKTGLDFVDPGPVMAYYVVAGTAAVFMNMLADIAYAFLDPRIRR encoded by the coding sequence GTGCTCCAGTTCATCCTCCGGCGGATCGGCATCTCTGCCCTGGTCCTGCTCATGGGGTCCGCCCTGATGTTCTTCGCGACCATCAACGCCGGCGACCCCCTCCAGGACCTGCGCGAAAGTCGCGCGACGAACCGTGACCAGCTGATCGCCGCACGCATCGACAACATGAACCTGGACCTGCCCTGGTGGCAGCGTTACCTGTCCTGGCTCGCCGGCGCCGGCAAGTGCCTCGCCCTCCAGTGCGACCTCGGGACCAGCCGCGACGGCGCCAACATCAACGCGCTGCTCCTCAGCTCTGCCGGGGCGAGCCTGCGGCTGGTGTCGCTGTCGGTGGCGCTGGCCATCGTGATCGGCATCCTGCTCGGCGTCCTGTCCGCCATCCGGCAGTACTCCGGCTTCGACTACGCGATCACCTTCCTCGCCTTCCTCTTCTTCTCCCTCCCGGTCTTCTGGGCCGCGGTGCTGCTCAAGGAGTTCGGCGCCTACCGCTTCAACAACTGGATAGCCGATCCGGCGCTCGCCACGACGGCGATGGCGGTGATCGCGGTCGTCTTCGCGGTGGTCGTCGCCGCGGTGCTCGGGGGAGGACTGCGTCGTGAGGCGATCACCTTCGCGGTCACCGCCGTCGTGGTCTTCGGCGCCGTGCTGGTCTTCGACCGCGTCGACTGGTGGCGCCAGCCCGCGCTGGGCCTGCCGATCATCATCGTCGGTGCCCTGGCCGCCCTGGCCTTCTTCCTCGTGCTCACCGTCGGTCTGTCCGAGCGCCGGATCCTCTACTCCGGTCTGGGGACCGTGGCGACCGGGATCGTCGCCTACTTCGTCACGGCGCCGGTGGTGCGGGACCCCAGCGGCTGGTGGGTCGTCCTGGCGCTCGGACTCGTCGCCCTCGTCGTCGGCGCGGCGATCGGCTGGTTCTTCGGCGGCTTCCAGAAGAAGATCGCGATGTTCGTCTGCGGCGGGACCGCGCTGGCCTTCGCCTTCCTCGTCTTCATGGACCAGCTGCTGCGCAACTGGGGAGGGTTCCTCCAGCAGGTCCCACGCCCGATCAAGACGATCGGCGACGCTGCGATCCCCTACCAGAAGCTCGACGGCAACTTCTACATCATCATGTACAACTGGGGCGTGCAGCTGGTCCTGCCGACCATCGTGCTGACCCTGATCTCGATCGCCGGCTACAGCCGCTACACGCGCTCCTCGATGCTCGAGACGATCAACCAGGACTACATCCGCACCGCCCGCTCCAAGGGACTGTCGGACCGGGTCGTCTACTCCAAGCACGCGCTGCGCAACGCGCTGATCCCGATCACCACGATCGTCGCCTTCGACTTCGCCAACCTGCTCGGCGGCGCGGTCGTCACCGAGACGGTCTTCGGGTGGAAGGGCCTGGGCGACATGTTCAAGACGGGCCTGGACTTCGTCGACCCCGGCCCGGTCATGGCCTACTACGTGGTGGCCGGGACCGCAGCCGTGTTCATGAACATGCTGGCTGACATCGCCTACGCCTTCCTCGACCCCCGCATCCGGCGGTGA